In the Paenibacillus sp. FSL H7-0357 genome, one interval contains:
- the ilvB gene encoding biosynthetic-type acetolactate synthase large subunit produces MSANIPEVRSTEQLREKWKNPEVITGSEVLLRSLVLEGVDTVFGYPGGAVLYIYDALHGFDDFKHILTRHEQGAIHAADGYARASGKAGVCIATSGPGATNLVTGIATAFMDSVPLVVITGNVFSSLIGTDAFQEADITGITMPITKHSYLVRDVEDLPRIIHEAFHIANTGRKGPVLIDIPKDVSAAKMLFNPVQLQGVNLRGYNPRTVPNKLQLDKLIRAIDAAERPIIIAGGGVIYSGAHEEMYEFVKRTEIPITTTLLGLGCFPSADELWMGMPGMHGTYTANNAIQQCDLLINIGARFDDRVTGKLDGFAPKAKIVHIDIDPAEIGKNVSPDIPIVGDVKTVLEMLIPDVRRAAGADAWRTQIAQWKLDQPLRYKDSETELKPQWVIEMINDTTKGEAIVTTDVGQHQMWAAQYYKFNHPRSWITSGGLGTMGFGFPSAIGAQMAHPDRLVVSINGDGGMQMCSQELAICAINNIPVKIVVINNQVLGMVRQWQNLIYEKRYSYTDLAGSPDFVKLAEAYGVKGLRATNKEEAGAAWKEALETPGPVLVEFVVPKDENVYPMVTQGSTIDQMLMGDE; encoded by the coding sequence ATGAGCGCGAATATACCGGAAGTGCGGTCTACAGAGCAGTTACGTGAGAAATGGAAGAATCCCGAGGTGATTACGGGATCCGAAGTCCTGCTGCGCAGTCTAGTACTGGAAGGTGTTGATACTGTATTCGGATACCCGGGCGGGGCTGTGCTGTACATCTACGATGCGCTTCATGGCTTCGATGATTTCAAACATATTCTGACCCGGCATGAGCAGGGCGCTATTCACGCGGCTGACGGATATGCCAGAGCGAGCGGCAAAGCGGGAGTATGCATCGCTACCTCCGGACCCGGAGCTACCAACCTTGTAACCGGCATTGCCACCGCCTTTATGGATTCTGTTCCGCTGGTGGTCATCACCGGGAACGTCTTCTCCAGCCTGATTGGAACCGACGCTTTCCAGGAAGCGGATATTACAGGCATCACAATGCCGATTACGAAGCATAGCTATCTGGTACGTGATGTTGAGGATCTGCCGCGAATCATTCATGAGGCGTTCCATATTGCCAATACAGGACGTAAAGGTCCGGTGCTGATTGATATTCCCAAAGATGTCTCGGCAGCCAAAATGTTATTCAATCCGGTGCAGCTGCAAGGCGTTAACCTTCGTGGTTATAACCCGCGGACCGTTCCGAACAAACTTCAACTCGATAAGCTGATCCGGGCCATTGATGCTGCAGAACGTCCGATTATTATTGCAGGCGGCGGTGTCATCTACTCCGGAGCGCATGAAGAGATGTATGAATTCGTAAAACGGACGGAAATTCCGATTACGACAACTCTGCTGGGACTGGGCTGTTTCCCGAGTGCGGATGAGCTATGGATGGGAATGCCGGGCATGCATGGCACATATACCGCAAACAATGCTATTCAACAGTGTGATCTGCTGATTAATATCGGTGCCCGGTTTGACGACCGTGTTACCGGCAAGCTGGACGGCTTCGCGCCAAAAGCCAAGATTGTTCATATTGATATCGATCCGGCAGAAATCGGCAAAAATGTATCGCCTGACATTCCGATCGTTGGCGACGTGAAGACAGTGCTGGAGATGCTGATTCCCGATGTACGCCGGGCAGCAGGTGCCGATGCCTGGAGAACACAAATTGCCCAGTGGAAGCTGGATCAGCCGCTTCGCTACAAGGATTCGGAGACTGAGCTTAAACCGCAATGGGTTATTGAAATGATAAACGACACCACCAAAGGTGAAGCTATCGTTACTACAGATGTAGGGCAGCATCAGATGTGGGCTGCACAATATTATAAATTTAATCATCCCCGCTCATGGATCACCTCCGGGGGACTTGGAACAATGGGCTTCGGATTTCCGTCAGCCATCGGAGCGCAAATGGCGCATCCGGACCGGCTGGTTGTCTCGATCAATGGGGACGGCGGCATGCAGATGTGTTCCCAGGAGCTTGCCATCTGTGCTATCAATAACATTCCGGTCAAGATTGTAGTTATTAACAATCAGGTGCTTGGTATGGTCCGGCAGTGGCAGAATCTGATCTATGAGAAGCGTTACAGCTATACCGACCTCGCTGGCAGCCCGGATTTCGTAAAGCTGGCTGAAGCCTATGGCGTCAAGGGACTGCGGGCCACGAACAAGGAAGAGGCTGGCGCAGCATGGAAGGAAGCTTTGGAAACGCCGGGACCTGTTCTGGTAGAATTCGTTGTTCCCAAAGACGAAAATGTCTACCCGATGGTAACTCAAGGGTCAACCATTGATCAAATGCTGATGGGGGATGAATGA
- the ilvN gene encoding acetolactate synthase small subunit, which translates to MTVMRHTIAVLVNDQPGVLQRVSGLFGRRGFNIESITVGQSEEVGLSRMVIVTLGDQHTLEQIEKQLYKLIDVIKVVDLGAKPMVARELALIKVKADPAERPEIMGVVETFRASVVDIGTTSVLVQVVGDTQKIDAMIELLKPYGIKELSRTGVTAMIRGNA; encoded by the coding sequence ATGACAGTGATGAGACATACGATTGCTGTGCTTGTGAATGACCAGCCAGGTGTGCTGCAGCGGGTTTCAGGGTTGTTCGGCCGCCGGGGGTTCAATATTGAGAGCATTACTGTGGGCCAATCCGAGGAGGTTGGATTATCCCGGATGGTTATTGTTACACTTGGTGACCAGCACACTCTGGAGCAGATTGAGAAGCAGCTCTACAAGCTGATTGATGTTATTAAGGTAGTGGATCTTGGCGCCAAACCGATGGTTGCCCGTGAATTGGCGCTGATTAAGGTCAAAGCTGATCCGGCTGAACGTCCAGAAATTATGGGCGTAGTCGAAACCTTCCGTGCCTCTGTAGTCGATATCGGTACAACAAGCGTGTTGGTGCAGGTTGTGGGAGACACTCAGAAGATTGATGCAATGATTGAACTTCTCAAGCCATACGGCATCAAGGAGCTTTCCCGTACAGGAGTTACAGCGATGATTCGCGGCAATGCCTAA
- the ilvC gene encoding ketol-acid reductoisomerase, giving the protein MAVTTYYEQDAELSVLKGKTIAVIGYGSQGHAQAQNLRDSGLQVVIGLREGKSFETAKNDGFEVLPVAEAVSRADVVQILMPDETQASVYKNEIEPNLKSGAALMFSHGFNVHFGQIVAPKDADVLLVAPKSPGHMVRRTYVEGFGVPGLIAIEQDATGNAKAIGLAYAKGIGCTRAGVIETSFREETETDLFGEQAVLCGGVSALIKAGFETLTEAGYAPEMAYFECLHELKLIVDLVYEGGLATMRDSISNTAEYGDYVTGPRIVTDETKKAMKAVLTDIQQGKFARDFILENQSGRAFLTATRRNEAAHPVEVVGSQLREMMHWIKK; this is encoded by the coding sequence ATGGCAGTGACAACGTACTATGAACAGGATGCAGAACTTAGTGTGTTAAAAGGGAAGACAATTGCAGTAATCGGGTACGGTAGCCAAGGGCATGCCCAGGCGCAAAACCTGCGCGACAGCGGGCTTCAGGTTGTCATCGGCCTGCGCGAAGGTAAATCCTTCGAAACCGCCAAAAATGACGGATTTGAAGTATTGCCGGTAGCTGAAGCAGTATCCCGTGCAGATGTAGTGCAAATTCTCATGCCGGACGAAACACAGGCATCCGTATATAAGAATGAAATTGAACCGAACCTCAAAAGCGGCGCAGCGTTGATGTTCTCCCACGGCTTCAATGTGCATTTCGGCCAAATCGTTGCTCCTAAGGATGCAGATGTGCTGCTGGTAGCACCGAAATCCCCGGGTCACATGGTTCGCCGTACTTATGTTGAAGGCTTCGGCGTTCCTGGCCTGATCGCCATCGAGCAGGATGCAACCGGAAATGCCAAAGCAATCGGCCTTGCTTATGCCAAAGGCATTGGCTGTACCCGTGCAGGGGTTATCGAAACCTCATTCCGTGAAGAAACCGAAACCGATCTGTTCGGCGAGCAGGCTGTACTTTGCGGCGGTGTATCCGCTCTGATCAAAGCCGGCTTCGAAACTCTTACAGAAGCAGGATATGCTCCAGAAATGGCATACTTTGAATGTCTGCATGAACTTAAACTGATCGTTGACCTCGTGTATGAAGGCGGACTTGCCACTATGCGCGATTCCATCAGCAACACTGCTGAATACGGCGACTATGTAACCGGCCCACGCATTGTTACGGATGAAACCAAAAAAGCAATGAAGGCTGTGCTCACCGATATTCAACAAGGTAAATTTGCCCGTGACTTTATCCTTGAGAACCAGTCCGGCCGTGCTTTCCTTACAGCTACCCGCCGCAACGAAGCTGCTCATCCGGTAGAAGTAGTAGGCAGCCAGCTGCGTGAAATGATGCACTGGATTAAGAAATAG
- a CDS encoding 2-isopropylmalate synthase yields the protein MRKIYVFDTTLRDGEQSPGVNLNTREKVEIAYQLEKLGIDRMEAGFPAASPGDLAAVNAVAKAVKNVTLIGLSRSRESDIDAVKEALKGAQDPCIHIFLATSPIHRQHKLRMDKAQVLETAQSAIRYAKKYFSKLEFSLEDAGRTERDFMAEMVAMAIREGANVVNIPDTVGYLNPSEYGAIFKFLKDNVPDIERVQLSAHCHNDLGMATANTLAAIQNGADQIEGTINGIGERAGNTAIEEVALALETRSEFFDAKTSLVLSEISRTSRLVSKLTGMVVPGNKAIVGANAFAHESGIHQDGMLKEKTTYEIMTPETIGLKESKLVLGKHSGRHAFRDKLSDLGYDVSEEELNVAFARFKDLADKKKEVSDEDIMALLEERLIDTPEIFSLQTIYVTYGNEATPTAKVVIKSQEAQPIVAVAEGNGSVDAIYNAIDQATGEEVTLGDYSIKAVSRGKDAQGEVHVVLSQGEVAAQGRGLSTDILEASARAYLDALNKLLEKRKTYTQRDHAQL from the coding sequence ATGCGGAAAATTTATGTGTTCGACACGACGCTGCGTGACGGAGAGCAGTCGCCGGGTGTGAACCTCAACACACGAGAGAAAGTCGAAATCGCTTACCAGCTGGAAAAGCTGGGCATTGACCGGATGGAGGCGGGATTCCCTGCGGCTTCACCGGGTGATCTGGCAGCGGTAAACGCAGTGGCAAAAGCCGTGAAGAATGTTACACTGATCGGTCTTTCCCGCTCCAGAGAGAGTGACATTGATGCGGTGAAAGAAGCGCTGAAGGGAGCGCAGGACCCCTGCATTCATATTTTTCTTGCCACGTCACCCATCCACCGCCAGCACAAGTTGCGCATGGATAAAGCACAGGTGCTGGAGACCGCGCAGTCCGCTATCCGCTATGCCAAGAAATATTTTTCCAAGCTGGAGTTTTCACTGGAAGATGCGGGGCGTACAGAGCGTGACTTCATGGCTGAGATGGTGGCTATGGCCATCCGTGAGGGTGCCAATGTAGTGAATATTCCTGATACGGTAGGTTATTTGAATCCTTCGGAATACGGGGCTATTTTCAAATTCCTGAAGGACAATGTACCGGACATCGAGCGGGTTCAGCTTAGCGCCCACTGTCATAATGACCTGGGTATGGCTACTGCCAATACGCTTGCTGCGATCCAGAATGGTGCGGATCAAATCGAAGGCACAATCAACGGTATTGGTGAGCGTGCCGGAAATACGGCGATTGAAGAGGTCGCGCTGGCGCTGGAGACGCGCAGTGAGTTTTTTGATGCTAAAACTTCGCTGGTGCTGTCGGAAATTTCACGCACAAGCCGTCTGGTCAGCAAGCTGACCGGGATGGTGGTACCGGGTAACAAGGCGATTGTTGGTGCCAACGCCTTTGCCCATGAATCGGGTATTCATCAGGATGGCATGCTGAAGGAGAAGACTACCTACGAAATCATGACACCTGAGACCATCGGCCTCAAAGAGAGCAAGCTAGTGCTTGGCAAGCACTCTGGACGTCATGCCTTCCGCGATAAGCTTAGCGATCTGGGATACGATGTTTCTGAAGAAGAGTTGAACGTTGCCTTCGCAAGGTTCAAGGATCTTGCGGATAAGAAGAAGGAAGTGTCCGATGAGGACATTATGGCGCTGCTGGAAGAGAGGCTGATTGATACGCCGGAAATTTTCAGCCTGCAGACTATTTACGTTACCTATGGTAATGAAGCTACGCCAACCGCCAAGGTGGTTATTAAAAGCCAGGAGGCGCAGCCGATTGTGGCGGTGGCCGAAGGCAACGGCTCGGTGGATGCGATTTATAATGCCATTGATCAGGCTACGGGTGAGGAAGTGACACTCGGAGATTATTCGATTAAAGCGGTCAGCCGGGGCAAAGACGCGCAGGGCGAGGTGCATGTCGTACTGTCGCAGGGTGAAGTGGCCGCACAGGGCCGCGGACTGAGCACGGATATTCTGGAAGCCAGTGCCAGAGCCTATTTGGATGCGCTCAACAAGCTGCTGGAGAAACGCAAAACCTACACGCAGCGTGATCACGCCCAGCTGTAA
- a CDS encoding response regulator, which yields MIRAVLVDDERLALMNLKMILEELETVAIVATFTDSRKAVSEAAYLNPDVIFLDIDMPELNGLQAAEIIQIHCPRTSIVFVTAYNSYAVDAFELHALDYVLKPVRRERLIKTLSRVEEKMHQEPQENNGSEIMIRCFQCLRFERNGLQLHDIRWRTAKGQELFAYLFHHRNRFISKDTLIDLLWPDFSLKKASNHLYTTIYQVRQCLKQGKTDLRISNLSGGEGYKLETGSKLVDSAEWEKGILSLEPINAGNYGQYQYWFGFYSGDYLADYDYLWAESERQRLRSIWLHHAMEMAEFYIGCGKIPEAVTVYQRIVQLQPYFEQGHLGLMKVYDRIGERSAVEEQYNILTDLLNRELSIELPVNIERWYHNWKQHIH from the coding sequence ATGATTCGCGCAGTGCTTGTGGATGATGAGCGGCTTGCTCTCATGAACTTGAAGATGATACTGGAGGAGCTGGAGACTGTTGCGATTGTAGCTACCTTCACAGATTCAAGGAAAGCCGTCAGCGAAGCTGCTTACCTGAACCCTGACGTTATCTTTCTCGACATCGATATGCCCGAATTAAACGGACTGCAGGCAGCAGAAATCATTCAAATTCACTGCCCCCGGACGAGCATTGTCTTTGTGACTGCTTATAACAGCTATGCAGTGGATGCCTTTGAGCTTCATGCCCTTGACTATGTTCTGAAGCCTGTGCGAAGGGAACGGCTGATAAAGACCCTCTCGCGCGTAGAGGAAAAAATGCACCAGGAGCCGCAAGAAAACAACGGGAGTGAAATAATGATCCGTTGTTTTCAATGTCTCCGGTTCGAACGGAACGGACTGCAGCTGCACGACATCCGCTGGCGCACCGCAAAGGGGCAGGAATTATTCGCCTATTTATTTCATCACCGAAACCGCTTCATCAGTAAAGACACGCTGATTGATCTGCTGTGGCCTGATTTCAGTTTAAAGAAGGCTTCCAACCATCTGTATACAACTATTTATCAGGTGCGTCAATGCCTAAAGCAAGGGAAGACAGATCTGCGGATCAGCAATCTAAGCGGCGGGGAAGGTTATAAGCTGGAAACAGGAAGCAAGCTGGTAGACAGTGCAGAATGGGAAAAAGGAATCCTCTCCCTTGAGCCGATAAATGCTGGCAACTATGGGCAGTACCAGTATTGGTTTGGCTTTTACTCGGGCGATTATTTGGCCGACTATGATTATTTGTGGGCAGAAAGTGAACGCCAGCGCCTGCGAAGCATTTGGCTGCATCATGCGATGGAGATGGCCGAGTTCTATATCGGCTGCGGAAAAATCCCGGAGGCGGTGACCGTGTATCAGCGGATTGTACAGCTGCAGCCTTATTTTGAGCAAGGCCATTTAGGCCTCATGAAGGTCTATGACCGCATAGGAGAACGTTCGGCGGTAGAGGAGCAATACAACATCCTCACGGATTTGCTGAACAGGGAGCTCAGCATTGAGCTGCCCGTAAATATTGAGCGCTGGTATCATAATTGGAAGCAGCACATTCACTGA
- a CDS encoding RNA polymerase sigma factor: MKLKEGRILEETEWISAVLSGEHQAFGHLVNRYQGMVYRVCIKITGEAESAKDMAQEVFIKAYKALPSFRGQSSFSTWLYRIAYRTCLDWKRANDREWRHRSMADYTENDWVTTQTPESAVLRKEASQELDENLNNLTEPYRSVVQLYYFQRHSYQEIADQKGISVKTVESQLYRARQMMRKSGEEWR; the protein is encoded by the coding sequence ATGAAGCTGAAGGAGGGGAGAATACTGGAAGAGACGGAGTGGATTTCTGCTGTGCTAAGCGGCGAGCACCAAGCCTTTGGGCATCTGGTCAATCGTTATCAAGGCATGGTGTACAGAGTATGTATCAAAATTACGGGAGAAGCCGAGTCGGCCAAGGATATGGCCCAGGAAGTCTTCATAAAAGCCTACAAGGCACTTCCCTCCTTCAGGGGGCAGTCTTCATTCTCCACCTGGCTGTACCGGATTGCTTACCGGACCTGTCTCGACTGGAAACGGGCAAATGACAGGGAGTGGCGGCACCGCAGTATGGCGGATTACACGGAGAATGACTGGGTAACGACGCAAACACCTGAATCTGCGGTGCTGCGCAAGGAAGCCTCGCAGGAGCTGGACGAGAATTTGAACAACCTCACAGAACCGTACCGGTCGGTCGTGCAGTTGTATTATTTTCAGCGTCACTCCTATCAGGAAATTGCTGATCAAAAAGGGATTTCAGTCAAAACAGTGGAATCGCAGCTCTACAGGGCCAGACAGATGATGCGTAAAAGCGGGGAGGAATGGCGATGA
- a CDS encoding anti-sigma factor family protein: MNCATVKEWMPHYIEGLLSPEVELNVRLHIESCPDCAQWLEEARGLAALWSEMETGGEPVDLPEYPDFTADVMSRIEQLETGRRERTVKSTMSRRRTAPGTSWMHYGLAACLTFLLLQLGVFENLAYGINEINGHMSTSVTSWFNAQGSAK, from the coding sequence ATGAATTGTGCAACAGTAAAAGAATGGATGCCACATTATATCGAAGGCTTGCTATCTCCAGAAGTGGAGCTGAATGTTCGTCTGCACATTGAATCTTGTCCCGACTGCGCGCAATGGCTGGAAGAAGCCAGAGGGCTGGCGGCACTGTGGAGCGAGATGGAGACGGGCGGTGAGCCGGTGGATCTTCCCGAGTATCCCGATTTTACTGCTGATGTGATGTCACGTATTGAACAGCTTGAAACCGGGCGCAGAGAGCGTACCGTTAAATCGACTATGTCCAGACGCCGGACTGCACCGGGAACCTCATGGATGCATTATGGACTTGCTGCTTGCTTAACCTTCCTGCTGCTGCAACTTGGAGTATTTGAGAATCTGGCTTATGGCATCAATGAAATTAACGGGCATATGTCAACTTCAGTCACTTCCTGGTTTAATGCTCAGGGAAGCGCTAAATAG
- a CDS encoding DUF4097 family beta strand repeat-containing protein: MGRWKIGSFTAAIGCIVLGVIIVLAQFDVVTYDALGFIWPALLILFGLEMLLRLFIRSEVKSRVSGWAVVLIIVLVAASGAQTVLTGGSISRILGKTQLAPLSGTVEVKPEIKKIKIELPNGKVKVQGVEGSTLDYEGSLELPGKSASEAASALEKKWKVTTEGDTLTLELDEETTWLDIQIGFNFKDPYLNVNLPMNLAVEVDTGDGSVEASDLKAGIEIDTSNGTLDIHDVAGGVDAHTSNGTMVMKEVQGEVKLVSSNGAITLGNIDGSLTAKSSNGRITIDSAATGDWDLKSSNGKITASLPAASDAKITADTSNGALKGNINWQRDGDNHGTAVLGNGTHKVSLSTSNGAVTVDTTE, translated from the coding sequence ATGGGGAGATGGAAAATCGGCAGTTTCACGGCCGCAATTGGCTGCATCGTGCTGGGTGTCATTATTGTACTTGCCCAATTTGATGTGGTAACGTATGACGCACTGGGTTTTATCTGGCCTGCGTTGCTCATTCTGTTCGGCCTGGAAATGCTGCTCAGGCTTTTCATCAGATCAGAGGTTAAGAGCCGTGTCAGCGGTTGGGCAGTTGTCCTGATCATTGTGCTGGTCGCAGCCAGTGGAGCACAGACTGTGCTGACCGGCGGCTCAATAAGCCGCATTCTCGGCAAGACACAGTTGGCTCCGCTCAGCGGAACCGTGGAGGTAAAGCCGGAAATCAAGAAAATTAAGATTGAATTGCCGAACGGGAAGGTTAAGGTTCAAGGTGTGGAAGGCAGCACGCTTGATTATGAAGGCAGCCTGGAGCTTCCGGGTAAATCGGCAAGTGAAGCAGCAAGTGCGCTGGAAAAGAAGTGGAAGGTGACGACGGAAGGAGACACCCTAACTCTGGAGCTGGACGAAGAAACGACTTGGCTCGATATTCAAATCGGATTTAATTTCAAGGATCCGTACCTGAACGTCAATCTTCCTATGAATCTGGCTGTGGAGGTTGACACCGGCGATGGTTCAGTTGAGGCTTCAGACCTGAAGGCTGGCATTGAAATCGATACCAGCAACGGCACCCTGGATATTCATGATGTTGCCGGAGGTGTAGATGCCCACACGAGTAACGGCACGATGGTGATGAAGGAGGTCCAGGGGGAAGTGAAGCTTGTCAGTTCCAACGGAGCGATCACCCTGGGGAATATAGACGGCTCCTTAACGGCCAAGAGCAGCAACGGCAGGATTACCATTGACTCGGCGGCTACAGGCGACTGGGATCTCAAATCCAGCAACGGCAAAATTACCGCCAGCCTGCCGGCAGCAAGCGATGCAAAGATTACTGCCGACACCAGCAACGGTGCGCTGAAGGGGAATATCAATTGGCAGCGCGACGGCGATAACCATGGAACCGCCGTACTTGGCAACGGAACTCATAAGGTATCTTTATCAACCAGCAACGGTGCAGTGACCGTGGATACGACTGAATAA
- a CDS encoding aldo/keto reductase, producing the protein MQYTKLGKSGLKVSRLCLGTMNFGPITDEKEAFRIMDAALDAGVNFFDTANIYGWGENSGLTETIIGRWFKQGGGRREKVVLATKVYGAMSDKLDGPNDEAGLSSYIIRRHLEGSLQRLQTDHIELYQMHHIDRKVSWGELWGAFELAVSQGKIGYVGSSNFAGWDIAVAQMEAKARGFLGLVSEQHKYSLTCRLPELEVLPASKNLGLGIIPWSPLDGGLLGRNALKKIEGSRSGGNSERVEQYKSQLTAFADLSRELGEPQDNIALAWLLANPAVTAPIIGPRTLEQFESALRCLEIVLEESVLKRLDEIFPGPGGEAPKAYAW; encoded by the coding sequence GTGCAATACACGAAGCTTGGCAAGTCCGGTCTGAAGGTCAGCCGCCTATGTCTGGGAACGATGAACTTTGGTCCGATTACGGATGAGAAGGAAGCCTTCCGCATTATGGATGCTGCGCTGGATGCCGGGGTCAACTTTTTTGATACCGCTAACATTTATGGATGGGGTGAAAACTCCGGACTGACGGAGACGATCATCGGCCGCTGGTTCAAGCAGGGCGGCGGCCGGCGTGAAAAGGTTGTGCTGGCCACCAAGGTCTACGGAGCAATGAGCGACAAATTGGACGGACCCAACGATGAAGCAGGCCTGTCCTCCTATATTATCCGCCGCCATCTGGAAGGCTCACTACAGCGCCTGCAGACCGATCACATCGAGTTGTACCAGATGCACCATATCGACCGTAAGGTTTCCTGGGGCGAGCTGTGGGGTGCATTTGAGCTCGCTGTAAGCCAAGGCAAAATCGGCTATGTCGGCTCCAGTAACTTTGCCGGATGGGATATTGCCGTGGCGCAGATGGAAGCGAAAGCCCGCGGTTTCCTAGGTCTCGTATCGGAGCAGCATAAATACAGTCTGACCTGCCGTCTCCCTGAGCTTGAGGTGCTGCCTGCCTCGAAGAATCTCGGCCTCGGCATTATTCCGTGGAGCCCGCTCGACGGCGGACTTCTTGGCCGCAATGCGCTCAAGAAGATTGAGGGCAGCCGCAGCGGCGGCAACTCTGAACGTGTAGAGCAATACAAGAGCCAGCTTACGGCTTTTGCCGATTTAAGCCGTGAGCTCGGGGAGCCACAGGATAATATCGCTCTGGCCTGGCTGCTGGCCAACCCTGCCGTAACGGCGCCGATTATCGGGCCGCGGACGCTAGAGCAGTTCGAAAGCGCCCTGCGCTGCCTGGAGATTGTGCTGGAGGAATCCGTGCTGAAGCGTCTGGATGAAATCTTCCCGGGACCCGGTGGGGAAGCCCCGAAAGCCTACGCCTGGTAG